A stretch of the Cucurbita pepo subsp. pepo cultivar mu-cu-16 chromosome LG16, ASM280686v2, whole genome shotgun sequence genome encodes the following:
- the LOC111777224 gene encoding zinc finger with UFM1-specific peptidase domain protein isoform X3, translated as MDSSSSCPFCDQVVPSKELQRHANGHFEDEDNDDKQRQLARDFELAQQMALSSTPYDNDNQETIKLKGSLDSGKLSCERGALVKEKLNVDEKISSLIGLQNRSGFYKVEGGLMSLLRNCLELESSDSTSVVSGYVDHYQSIEFEDLGWGCGWRNIQMLCSHLIMQRPEARNVLFGGSGVVPDILSLQRWLEIAWKKGFDVHGAEHFNYKIYGRKNWIGATECAALLRSFGLQARIVDFGPKECEELYLSVPGSSSGAQMVNLIDANKRKTAKVNGPMDRFLVSKNDGVPQTGSSGHEKSKYSRSVLENKSTQKAKGHQVLVDWVWNYFSDGRICTYSHQHVNVSGKTMMDILGPLWGFKLNSSVMECSNTIS; from the exons ATGGATTCATCATCCAGTTGCCCTTTCTGCGACCAAGTTGTTCCATCAAAAGAACTTCAGAG GCATGCTAATGGTCACTTTGAAGATGAAGACAATGACGATAAACAACGCCAACTTGCTAGGGACTTTGAGTTGGCCCAGCAGATGGCTCTTTCCTCTACTCCTTACGACAAT GATAATCAAGAAACCATTAAGCTTAAGGGATCTTTGGATAGCGGCAAGTTAAGTTGTGAGAGGGGGGCTTTGGTGAAGGAAAAGTTGAATGTTGATGAAAAGATCTCTTCCCTGATTGGTTTACAGAATAGGAGTGGTTTTTATAAGGTGGAAGGTGGTCTGATGTCTTTATTAAGAAATTGCTTAGAATTAGAATCTAGTGATTCGACTAGTGTTGTGTCAGGGTATGTTGATCATTATCAGAGTATTGAATTTGAGGATCTTGGGTGGGGCTGTGGATGGCGGAACATTCAAATGCTTTGCTCTCATTTGATAATGCAAAGACCAGAAGCTAGAAACGTTTTATTTGGTGGATCAGGAGTTGTTCCTGATATTCTATCACTTCAGAGATGGCTTGAGATTGCTTGGAAAAAAGGATTTGATGTACATGGTGCAGAgcattttaattacaaaatttatggcAGAAAAAATTGGATTGGAGCCACTGAATGTGCTGCCCTTTTGCGTTCCTTTGGGCTTCAGGCAAGGATAGTTGATTTTGGTCCTAAAGAGTGCGAGGAACTTTATCTCTCAGTCCCTGGTTCAAGTAGTGGGGCACAAATGGTAAACTTAATTGATGcaaataagagaaaaacagCTAAGGTTAATGGGCCCATGGATAGGTTTCTTGTAAGTAAAAATGACGGGGTTCCACAAACTGGTTCTAGTGGGCATGAGAAGTCCAAATATTCTCGAAGTGTCTTGGAAAATAAGTCCACTCAGAAAGCGAAAGGTCATCAGGTTCTGGTTGATTGGGTATGGAATTACTTCTCTGATGGAAGGATTTGCACGTATAGTCACCAGCACGTTAATGTTAGTGGAAAAAC CATGATGGACATTCTAGGACCATTGTGGGGATTCAAGTTAAACAGCAGCGTAATGGAATGCAGCAATACAATCTCCTGA
- the LOC111777767 gene encoding agamous-like MADS-box protein AGL61, translated as MKKSLGRRKIEIKKLEKKSSQQVTFSKRRAGLFNKAAELSVLCGAEIAILVSSATNKLYTFGHPNVESLLDRFLTGNSAPPKPAEAYLPLQELNRDFDDVAAEFDIEKRRAAERSSNDRFWWDEPLESMKIDELKRFRSSLVELRGKVAERVEKFTDMRTEGSPIPALQPSTPPSITLVGNLQPPPTTPSIDLVENLQQPPTPPSIGLVENLQRPPTPPSIGFFENLQWPSTPPSIGLFENLRWPSTPPSIDLVKSLHWSPMPSIHLAENDQCLPSSFHISGNHSVARRLNMLD; from the coding sequence ATGAAGAAATCTCTCGGCCGTCggaaaattgaaatcaaaaaGCTTGAGAAGAAGAGTAGCCAGCAGGTTACCTTCTCTAAACGCCGCGCCGGACTTTTCAACAAGGCGGCGGAGCTTTCCGTTCTGTGCGGTGCTGAGATCGCGATCCTCGTCTCCTCTGCCACCAACAAGCTCTATACATTCGGTCATCCCAATGTTGAATCGCTCTTGGACCGTTTTCTCACCGGAAATTCTGCTCCGCCTAAGCCGGCTGAGGCCTACCTCCCTCTGCAGGAGTTGAACCGCGATTTTGACGATGTGGCGGCTGAGTTCGACATTGAGAAGAGGCGCGCGGCAGAGCGCTCGAGTAACGATCGATTTTGGTGGGATGAGCCGCTGGAATCTATGAAAATCGACGAACTGAAGCGATTCCGGTCGTCGTTGGTGGAACTGAGAGGAAAAGTGGCGGAGAGAGTGGAGAAATTTACGGATATGAGAACAGAAGGATCTCCGATACCTGCTCTGCAGCCGTCAACTCCTCCGTCGATTACCCTGGTCGGAAACCTCCAACCGCCGCCGACGACTCCATCAATTGACCTCGTCGAAAACCTCCAACAGCCGCCGACACCTCCATCAATTGGTCTCGTCGAAAACCTCCAACGGCCGCCGACGCCTCCATCAATTGGCTTCTTTGAAAATCTCCAATGGCCGTCGACGCCTCCATCAATTGGCCTCTTCGAAAATCTCCGATGGCCGTCGACGCCTCCATCAATTGACCTCGTCAAAAGCCTCCATTGGTCACCGATGCCGTCAATTCACCTTGCTGAAAACGACCAATGTCTGCCGTCGTCGTTTCATATCTCTGGAAACCACTCTGTCGCGCGACGGCTGAATATGCTAGACTAG